A portion of the Candidatus Dormiibacterota bacterium genome contains these proteins:
- a CDS encoding ABC transporter permease has protein sequence MEASALAKRTLSFGLAQELVTHPPVALARRLHHFRWLIYELVVRDLKLRYRGSALGFAWTLLNPLLFMAVYTLVFGVYLKVGIPNFPLYLLSGLLAWNWFANALQLGTSAIVDGRMYVGKTVFPTEALLIVPVLSNLINFLLSLPVFVVLAIILHGHLGIALIALPVLIVLQSVITFATLTLFATFNVFYRDVQQLVTYFVMLSFYLTPIFYRTSSIPEAIRPIALANPLVSLIVSYQRILFYNTFPKMSDLIYLALTALVLFGIAQMAYNHYKDSFGEYL, from the coding sequence GTGGAGGCTTCGGCGCTTGCGAAAAGAACCCTCAGCTTCGGTTTGGCGCAAGAACTCGTAACGCATCCTCCGGTAGCCCTCGCGAGAAGGCTCCATCATTTTCGCTGGCTCATTTACGAGCTGGTTGTGCGCGATCTGAAGCTTCGCTATCGAGGCTCGGCGCTCGGTTTTGCCTGGACGCTCCTGAATCCGCTGCTCTTTATGGCGGTGTACACGCTGGTGTTCGGAGTCTACCTCAAGGTGGGCATCCCGAATTTTCCGCTCTATCTCTTGAGCGGGTTGCTCGCCTGGAATTGGTTCGCGAATGCGCTCCAGCTCGGCACCAGCGCGATCGTCGACGGCCGAATGTACGTGGGCAAGACCGTCTTCCCGACCGAGGCGCTGCTGATCGTCCCGGTGCTCTCGAATCTCATAAACTTTCTGCTCTCGTTGCCCGTGTTCGTCGTTTTGGCGATCATTCTGCACGGACATCTAGGAATCGCGCTGATCGCCTTGCCGGTCCTCATCGTGCTGCAAAGCGTGATAACATTCGCGACGCTAACCTTGTTCGCCACGTTTAACGTGTTCTATCGCGACGTGCAGCAACTGGTAACGTATTTTGTGATGCTGAGCTTCTACCTGACGCCGATTTTTTATAGGACAAGCTCGATTCCCGAGGCGATTCGCCCGATCGCGCTGGCGAATCCGTTAGTCTCGCTCATCGTGAGTTATCAACGGATCCTTTTCTATAACACGTTTCCGAAAATGAGCGATCTGATATACCTGGCGCTTACGGCATTGGTGCTCTTCGGGATCGCGCAAATGGCGTACAATCACTACAAAGATTCGTTCGGCGAGTATCTATGA